GTCAAATGAGATTTTCTCCAGTACATGCTAACTCGGATGGGTTTCGGTCTCAAATGGAGATGGTGGATCGCTGAGTGCATTGGTTCGGCTCATTTTTCTGTTATCCTCAACGGCTCTCGCTTAGGATTTTTCAAAAGTTCGAGGGGTCTACGGCAAGGAGATCCTCTTTCCCCCTATCTTTTCCTGATCGTGGCAGAGGCGTTATCCCAAATGCTGAAGAAAGGGCAAGAACAAGGTATTCTTCGAGGTATATCAGTGCCAGGTTTGGCAGCACCTCTCACTCATATCCAATTCGCTGATGATACTCTCATTTTCTCAGAGGCCACGGAAGAAAAAATTGAACATCTTCTCATTGCTATCCGCTG
This DNA window, taken from Magnolia sinica isolate HGM2019 chromosome 14, MsV1, whole genome shotgun sequence, encodes the following:
- the LOC131224924 gene encoding uncharacterized mitochondrial protein AtMg01250-like, translated to MGFGLKWRWWIAECIGSAHFSVILNGSRLGFFKSSRGLRQGDPLSPYLFLIVAEALSQMLKKGQEQGILRGISVPGLAAPLTHIQFADDTLIFSEATEEKIEHLLIAIRCFEVVSGLRINFSKSKLLGVNVP